In Merismopedia glauca CCAP 1448/3, the following are encoded in one genomic region:
- a CDS encoding SDR family oxidoreductase: MELKGKVALITGASSGIGEAVAKDLDEAGMKLVLTARSQEKLGKLASNLTNAIAIPGEITDPELPQKLVDTAIEKFGQLDVVFSNAGVMNVGSIEEVDIEQISQMVRVNVESVYRMAYVALRHFKKMGSGYLIHTSSISGQKTVPKIGAYCGTKFAVEAFTDSLRLELAGTDIGVSCIAPGTVDTGLYKNWDSQMKDFVFSGGALQPQDIARCVRFILEQPPYMRIPRLLTVPSAEPV; this comes from the coding sequence ATGGAATTAAAAGGCAAAGTTGCGCTTATAACTGGAGCCAGCAGCGGGATCGGTGAAGCTGTAGCCAAAGATCTAGATGAAGCAGGGATGAAATTGGTATTGACTGCTCGCTCTCAAGAAAAACTGGGAAAATTAGCCTCAAATCTCACCAATGCTATAGCTATACCTGGTGAGATTACAGATCCAGAACTGCCACAAAAATTGGTAGATACTGCTATCGAGAAGTTTGGTCAGTTGGATGTGGTTTTTAGTAATGCAGGGGTGATGAATGTTGGCTCTATTGAAGAGGTTGACATCGAACAAATCTCTCAAATGGTGCGCGTCAACGTTGAATCAGTCTATCGAATGGCTTATGTGGCTTTGCGACACTTTAAGAAGATGGGAAGTGGATATTTGATCCACACTTCTAGTATTTCGGGACAGAAAACAGTTCCAAAAATAGGTGCATACTGTGGAACCAAATTTGCGGTTGAAGCTTTTACAGATTCATTGCGACTGGAGTTAGCTGGAACTGACATTGGTGTTTCCTGTATTGCACCAGGTACTGTAGACACTGGACTTTACAAAAACTGGGACAGTCAAATGAAGGATTTTGTGTTTTCTGGAGGTGCGTTGCAGCCACAGGATATTGCTCGCTGCGTGCGGTTTATCTTAGAGCAACCACCTTATATGCGTATTCCCAGACTTTTGACAGTGCCATCGGCCGAACCGGTGTAA
- a CDS encoding NHLP leader peptide family RiPP precursor — MLVTDPNLSSTTNFPRVKREWAGVDVTDFGPYYLALQARLIDSIWNDATIKQEILTNPKGVFERECDIKFPANVEVKVLEEEEGIFHLVIPAMLATEERWEVFYAQMSIWWTMTYTFWWRMYSIHGANSQQFREVLEALIIVRFMQDKSLKEALFANPKSTLEKQAGVTIPANIKVHPLQETPNLLYFVLPKNPQTQPVPAINQPEDMAHWWMAVHTWFWWLASLWIQHENFKTQTNN; from the coding sequence ATGTTGGTAACAGATCCCAATTTAAGCTCCACCACCAATTTCCCCAGAGTTAAAAGGGAATGGGCTGGTGTAGATGTTACAGATTTTGGACCTTACTACCTGGCTTTACAAGCGCGACTTATAGATTCGATCTGGAATGACGCAACTATTAAGCAGGAAATACTAACAAATCCGAAAGGTGTATTTGAACGAGAATGTGACATCAAATTTCCGGCAAATGTTGAAGTCAAAGTTTTAGAGGAAGAAGAAGGAATCTTCCATTTAGTAATTCCAGCGATGCTGGCAACTGAGGAGCGATGGGAGGTTTTTTACGCTCAGATGTCCATATGGTGGACAATGACGTACACCTTCTGGTGGCGTATGTACAGCATTCATGGAGCTAATTCTCAACAGTTTAGAGAGGTGTTGGAAGCACTAATAATTGTTCGCTTCATGCAAGATAAATCCTTAAAGGAAGCATTGTTTGCGAACCCAAAATCAACTCTAGAAAAACAAGCTGGTGTCACTATTCCAGCCAATATTAAGGTTCACCCCTTACAAGAAACTCCTAACCTTTTGTACTTCGTCTTACCCAAAAATCCACAAACCCAGCCTGTACCAGCAATTAATCAGCCAGAAGACATGGCTCACTGGTGGATGGCAGTACATACATGGTTTTGGTGGCTAGCATCTTTGTGGATTCAGCATGAGAATTTCAAAACACAAACCAACAACTAA